From one Lolium rigidum isolate FL_2022 chromosome 4, APGP_CSIRO_Lrig_0.1, whole genome shotgun sequence genomic stretch:
- the LOC124708374 gene encoding nuclear envelope-associated protein 2-like produces MSVSERAVRPCSTSSPDLDPLLKDLTEKKLSFRRNVASLASELKDVRNKLASQEQLFTRESQTRKVAETKARSMEEEVSKLQKCLLDKDEQLRATTGSTEQYLHDLDELRSRMSVTQATAEASAASAKSAESQCLSLLKELNDKDRSLKEHELRVNKLGEQLALLQKDLEAREFSQRQLKDEVLRIETDIMDAVSKAGSKKDNELLKILSDVSPRNVENISKHLNAKDTEIARLRDEIRILSAHWTNKTKELESQLEKQRRTDQELKKRVLKLEFCLQESRSQIRKLQRVGEKRDKQLKELKDQVVAKHPNGSRHDYNSDNGKHNFWESQGFKFVASMSMLALVILTKR; encoded by the exons ATGTCAGTCTCCGAGAGGGCGGTAAGACCATGCTCTACATCTTCGCCGGATTTGGATCCTCTGTTGAAGGATCTCACAGAGAAGAAGTTGAGCTTCAGAAGAAACGTTGCATCTCTGGCGTCTGAGCTCAAAGATGTGAGGAACAAGCTTGCTTCACAGGAGCAGTTGTTTACTAGGGAATCCCAAACTAGGAAG GTTGCAGAGACGAAGGCAAGGAGCATGGAAGAGGAAGTGAGTAAACTTCAGAAATGCTTACTGGATAAAGATGAGCAACTGCGTGCAACCACGGGTAGCACCGAACAG TATCTCCATGATTTGGATGAACTTAGATCACGTATGTCAGTTACCCAAGCTACAGCAGAAGCTAGCGCTGCATCAGCCAAGTCAGCTGAGTCACAGTGCTTGTCCTTGTTGAAGGAGTTGAATGACAAGGACCGCTCACTGAAAGAGCATGAGCTTCGAGTTAATAAGCTCGGGGAGCAGCTAGCCCTTCTCCAGAAGGACCTTGAGGCGAGAGAGTTTTCACAGAGGCAACTCAAGGATGAAGTCTTGAGGATTGAGACCGACATCATGGATGCAGTTTCCAAAGCTGGGTCTAAAAAAGATAATGAACTTCTGAAGATTTTGTCTGATGTTTCGCCAAGGAATGTTGAGAATATTAGCAAGCATTTAAATGCTAAGGATACAGAGATTGCCAGGTTGAGAGATGAAATCAGGATATTATCTGCTCATTGGACAAACAAAACAAAGGAGCTAGAGTCACAA CTAGAGAAGCAGCGCAGAACCGATCAGGAGCTGAAAAAGAGGGTTCTGAAACTTGAATTCTGCCTCCAAGAATCACGGTCTCAGATCCGAAAACTTCAGAGG GTGGGGGAGAAGAGGGACAAGCAACTTAAGGAGCTCAAGGATCAGGTGGTCGCGAAACACCCAAATGGCTCTCGCCATGACTACAACAGCGACAACGGCAAGCACAACTTCTGGGAGAGCCAGGGGTTCAAGTTCGTCGCATCAATGTCAATGCTTGCTCTAGTGATCCTCACAAAGCGTTGA
- the LOC124708630 gene encoding pto-interacting protein 1-like, translating into MSCFGCCGDEDTQRAPDNRNQHAGSYPARTDAYRTADPTPKGSQPVKVQPIAVPTIPMDEIREVTKGFGDEALIGEGSFGRVYFGVLRNGRSAAVKKLDSSKQPDQELLAQVSMVSRLKHENVVELLGYCLDGATRVLAYEFATMGSLHDMLHGRKGVKGAQPGPVLSWIQRVKIAVGAAKGLEYLHEKAQPHIIHRDIKSSNVLLFDDDVAKIADFDLSNQAPDMAARLHSTRVLGTFGYHAPEYAMTGQLSSKSDVYSFGVVLLELLTGRKPVDHTLPRGQQSLVTWATPRLSEDKVRQCVDSRLGGDYPPKAVAKFAAVAALCVQYEADFRPNMSIVVKALQPLLNARAAHPGEQHAGR; encoded by the exons ATGTCGTGCTTTGGATGCTGTGGTGATGAAGACACTCAAAGAGCACCAGACAACAGGAATCAACACGCAGGAAGCTACCCAGCAA GGACTGATGCATATCGCACTGCCGATCCAACTCCCAAAGGTTCTCAACCGGTGAAAGTGCAACCAATTGCAGTCCCCACCATTCCGATGGATGAAATTAGGGAGGTGACGAAGGGTTTCGGTGATGAAGCTTTGATTGGTGAGGGATCCTTTGGCAGAGTATATTTTGGTGTCCTAAGAAATGGTAGAAGTGCAGCAGTGAAAAAGTTGGATTCTAGTAAGCAGCCAGACCAAGAATTGTTGGCACAG GTGTCTATGGTGTCAAGGCTAAAGCATGAAAATGTTGTCGAGTTGCTTGGTTACTGTCTTGATGGGGCCACCCGTGTCCTTGCTTATGAATTTGCCACTATGGGTTCTCTTCATGATATGCTTCATG GAAGGAAAGGTGTTAAAGGGGCTCAACCCGGTCCGGTCCTATCATGGATACAGCGGGTGAAGATAGCTGTTGGTGCAGCGAAAGGCCTAGAGTATCTTCATGAGAAAGCACAGCCTCATATCATACACAGAGACATCAAATCAAGCAATGTTCTTCTTTTTGATGATGATGTAGCTAAAATAGCTGACTTTGATTTGTCAAACCAAGCTCCTGACATGGCAGCCCGACTTCACTCAACTAGGGTTCTCGGAACATTTGGATACCATGCACCTGA GTATGCAATGACTGGACAACTTAGTTCTAAGAGCGATGTGTACAGTTTCGGAGTTGTTCTTCTGGAGCTGTTGACTGGAAGGAAACCTGTTGACCATACATTACCAAGGGGGCAGCAGAGCCTTGTCACATGG GCCACCCCAAGGCTGAGTGAAGATAAGGTTAGGCAATGTGTTGACTCAAGGCTTGGAGGGGACTATCCTCCTAAAGCTGTCGCAAAG TTTGCAGCTGTTGCTGCATTATGCGTCCAATATGAGGCTGATTTTCGGCCTAATATGAGCATCGTCGTCAAGGCGCTACAGCCCCTGCTGAACGCTCGAGCAGCCCACCCAGGAGAACAACATGCTGGTCGTTAA